CATTGGTAAAGATAGAGCCTGTTCACAAGCCTTTTCTGTAACAGGCAGATCTCCCTCTTTATATCCCAGTTCGCTGAAAACAGGCTGCAGATGAAGCGGCTTTGGATAGTAAACCATGGTAGATACACCATTTTCACGCAGATATTGCTGGAGTTCATCTCTTTTCTCCACACGGATAGTATACTGATGGAATATATGATAATTATCTTCCTTGATGAATGGAGTTTTTACCTTATCCCCTAATTTTTCGTTTAATAGCTCAGTATAATATTCAGCTTTTTCTCTTCTCTGCTTGCTCCAATCATTTAGGTGCGGAAGCTTTACATTCAAAATAGCTGCCTGCATTTCGTCGAGGCGGCTATTATAGCCTAATACATGGTGGTAGTATTTCGGTTTACTTCCATGTACACGGATGACACTCATCTTTTCTGCAAGAACTTCATTATTGGTTACAATCATTCCGCCGTCGCCATATCCGCCAAGATTCTTGGTAGGGAAAAAGCTGAAACAGCAGGTAGTTCCCAATTCTCCTGGCTTCTTCCCCTTATATTCAGCACCTATTGCCTGAGCTGCATCTTCCACTACACTTAAATTATGCTGATTAGCTATTTCCATAATTTCATCCATATCAGCCATTTGGCCATATAAATGAACAGGTATAATTGCCTTTGTCTTATCTGTAATTGCTGCTTTTATTTTCTTAGGATCAATATTAAATGTTAATGGATCAATATCTACAAATACAGGTGTAGCACCAATACGTGCAACTGCTCCAGCAGTGGCAAAAAAAGTAAATGAAGGAACGATTACCTCATCTCCAGGCTGTACCCCGCAAGCAACTAATGAGATGTGAAGTGCGTCACTTCCATTAGCTACACCAACTCCAAATTTAACATTACTATAGTCTGCAACATCCCGTTCAAGTTTTTTAACATTAGGCCCCAAAATAAATTGAGTATTTTCCATAACATCTTCTAGGGATGCTAAGATTTCCTTTTTTAAACTTTGATATTGTTCAGATAGATCAAGCATAGGTACCTTCATGATAACAAACCTTCTTTCTTTGTATTTGATGAACATACGTTTAAGAATTTTTCAGCGAGCTTTTCAATATTATGATGCTCATTAGCATATTGGAAAGCCTTATCTTTAATTTGTTTAACTTCCTCTTCACTTAAATGCAAGAGGATTTCTATGCCTTCCGCAAACTCCACAGGATCTTCGGGCTGTACAGTAACACCAGCCCCAGAAGCCTCAATTATATTATTTAAGACATTGCCGGCAAATATAACCGGCTTCCCTGCCAGCAAGTAATCATTAAGCTTGTTAAGGCTGATCCCGTACTTATATAGGGAAGTATTTAACATAGAGACCATTAAAATATCTGCTAAGTTCAAAGTAGATAATACTTCCTCTTTAGGAATACTTTCAAAAAAGTAAATATTTGAAAAAGGTTCAGCCAGTTTTTTTAAGGTAGACTTTTCTGCACCTTCCCCAATAAAAACCAGGGCTATTTGCTTGGAGTCTAAATACTTGGCACTTTGTACGATGGTATCCAGTGCATTAGCATGTCCATGGGATCCTATATACATAGCAATCTTTTCATGGTTTTCCCTTATTTTATTGATTTCTCCCTCTAAAGAAGGCTGATTAGTTAAATCCTCAATACGGGACATATGGATGCCATTAGGGATATAGTATATTTTGTTTCTGTCTATCCCTAAACTTGCAATGTAATCTGCTGCTCCAGGTAACGTCACAATAATTTTTTCCGCCTTTTTATATACGAACCTTTCTATGATTCCCAATAAAATGGCCAGAGGATGCCTCTCAGTTATTACACCAAAATCAATCAAAGTCCTTGGCCATAGATCCCTAATTTCAACAACATATTTCGCCTTTAATAACTTACTCAAGAAATAAGCTGCAAGGCAGGCAAAAAGATGGACAGATGAACCTACAATAACATCAGGCTTCTCCTTCCTCTTTTTGAGCCCTCGGAATATAGCCAAAATAAAATAACTAATCCAATTTAAAAGGCGTTTAGGTCCATTTCCAAAGTAAGGAAGACTCCACAGCCATTCAAAAATTACTCCATTAACGTTTTCCTGATAGTTTTTCTTTCGTGGATTTCTCCACTGAAAACGAAAGACATTAAAACTGCTGGCGAAAATTGTAACTTGATGCCCTTTTTTTACAATTTCGTTCGATAAATCATAATGTCTTGTAATCCCACTCTCATTTGGCTTTAACGCAACATGATTAAGAATCCATAGTTTCAATTTACCACCAACTTAAATTATAAGGCTTTGGCTGCTTATAGAGTTTTATATAACTCAATGAGTTTTTCTGCTTCAACGTCCCAATTATATTTCTCTTCTACGGCATTCCTGCCATTTCTCCCCATTCTTTCGGCTTCTGCTCTGTTTTCTGTAATCTGATTTATGGCATTGGAAATTTCATAGGGATTTAATGGATCTGCACAAATACCGCAGTCGTTTCCTTCTATAATTTCTTTCCACAAATCAAAATGGGAGGCTATAACCGGTATGCCTGCAGACATGTATTCAAACATTTTATTTGGCTGTGCATTATTGTGATTAGGTGCTGGATGATATAAAACCAGCCCCGCCAAACTTTTAGCCATTGTTTCAGCGACTCTTTTTCTGTCTGCGAATCCCAAATCAATAACCTGTTCCCATCCAGCTGTATTTTGAGCCTTTTCTTTTAATGATGGAGGGGAGAAATTACCGCCTAAAAAAAGTTTAGAATCTGTATAAGAAATAGCCTCTAACATCTCTTCAATTCCGCGAATCTTATTAATACCGCCAATAAAACAAACTGCTTTCTTTTTTTCATCCCACCCGGAATCAGGCACATATAACTCCGACAAAATGGGATAATTATTTACATTAATAGCCCGACACCCAAGCTTTTTAAATCTTTCAGTTATATGTGGGGTAGCTGCTATAACCGCATCGAACTTCCTTGCTGAAAAATTTTCGAATTTTTCAAATGCCCATGAAACCGCTGACCTTATCTTTCCGTTAATCCAAGCTTTGGAGAGAATTTGCCTTGGCACATCTTCATGAATATCATAGATGACTTTTTTACCTTTAAGCTTCAAAAGAAGCCCAAAAAAGATCATTTCTGGGTCATGAATGTGATAAATGTCTGCATTCTCTTGGGCAGCCCTCTGATAAACTTTATAGGAGGCTTTCAGCAGCCTCGTTGCACGCGATGTAATGTTCAATTTTACAGCAATGATATTGACACCGCGGTCAGTATGATCGGCTTCTTCAGGAACTACTAAATTGACATTAAATCCTTGCTCAGCAAGGCTCACGCATTCCTTCCTGAATATCCTTGTATCCTTGGAAGGATGTGAGGAGGTTATATGGCAAACTTTCATTAACTAATCATTCCCTAAAAAAATGTAGTTAGAACCAGAATTATTCTGGTTCTAAGCGTTTATAAACGGTAATATCCTTTATGCTGAGATCCGATTTCCTTCATCGCATTTCGGGTATCGAATATTAGCTCTGTCTTTTTGGCGATATGATTATAGTCAAAATCGCTATGATCTGTAAGAATTAATACTAGATCCGCTTCTTCCAATAATTGATCTGTCAATTTCCGGGTTTCAACACTCATATCACATGATCTAAATGCCTTTACGTATGGATCCACAACTGTCCAGTCCGCACCAGCTTCGTTTAAACCTTCGATTACTTTTAGTGCTGGTGATTCACGTACATCATCTATATCCTTTTTATAAGCTACACCAAGAATTAACACCTTTGCTCCATTCAGAGCCTTTTTGTTTTTATTTAGAAGCTCCATTGAGCGGCTAACAACAAACTCAGGCATGCTATTATTAATCTCACCTGCAAGTTCAATAAGGCGTGTATGATAGTTATATTCCCTTGCTTTCCATGTTAAATAGAATGGGTCGATAGGAATACAATGCCCGCCTAGGCCTGGACCTGGATAGAAGGCCATAAAGCCGTATGGTTTTGTAGCTGCTGCATCGATTACTTCCCACACATCAATGCCCATCCTGTCACAGAGGATAGCCATTTCGTTAGCTAATGCTATATTAATATGTCTAAATGTATTTTCAAGGATCTTCTCCATTTCAGCTACTGCCGGGCTGGAAACCTCATGAACGTCACCCTCAAGTACATTTCTATATAGCGAGCTGGCTATCTGTGTGCAAGCTTTAGTGATGCCTCCAATAACCTTTGGAGTGTTTTTTGTATTATAATGCTTATTTCCTGGGTCAACTCGTTCAGGTGAATATGCAAGGAAAAAGTCTTCTCCGCATCTTAATCCGGTTTCTTCAAGAATTGGCTTTAATACCTCTTCAGTAGTGCCTGGATAAGTAGTACTTTCCAAAACAACGAGCATACCAGGGTGCAAGTGTTTTGCGATTTCTTTTCCTGAACTTTCAACATAAGATGTATCAGGCTGCTGATAAATATCTAGAGGTGTAGGTACACAAATTGCAACTGCATCAACTTCTTTGATATGAGAATAGTCTGTTGTTGCAAAGATTTTCCCTTCATTTACTAATTCTTTTAACTCTTCGTCTACAACATCACCGATATAATTTATGCCGCTATTAACCATGTCTGTCCGGGATGCCTGTACATCAAACCCGATCACCTTGTACCCGGCTTTGGCCTTTTCCACAGCAAGGGGCAAACCCACATAACCTAGTCCAACAACACCGATTGTTGCTTCTTTGGCCATTATTTTATCCATAAGTTCGTTTCCAATTTTATTAAGAGTTTCTGACATTTTAAATCCCTTCCTTATCTTATGATAGTTTTACCGGAGTATTATTTTCAGCAGAATGATCAAGTGCAAGAACCAGCTGCAGTGCTTTTCTGCCATCTTCACCAGTCACAATTGGCTCTCTATTTTCTTTTATTGACTCTACCATGTCTTCTATAATACATTGGTGCCCCGGTTTGCCAATCGGATTATTTTTAATGTTTGCTTTTAACTCTTCTACATTGTCTTCATTTACAGATTCCATATTCCAGTGTTCAATAAGACTTGCTGTTACACCGCCAACCTTTACTGTACCCTTTTCTCCGAAAACACTAATCGTTTCCTCTAGATTTTTAGGATATATGGTAGTCGCAGCCTCAATTACACCAAGAGCGCCATTTTTGAACTTGACGACACCAGTTGAAACGTCCTCTGTTTCAATGTTCCTAAGCCGGGTAGCAGCCATACTATAGACTTCATCAACATCACCCATAAGCCAGATAAGCAAATCTAAATTGTGGATGGCTTGATTCATGAGTACTCCACCATCTAAAGCTTTGGTGCCCCTCCAAGCTGCCTGCTGATAATATTCATCATTTCTGTTCCAGCGAACAGTTGCATTCGCATGGCTGAGTTTCCCAAATTTGCCGTCTGCCATTGCCTTTTTAAGTTCAATCATGACAGGTCTGAAACGGTTGGGATGAACAACTGAAAGTTTAACATCATTCTCTTTGCAGGCCTCTATTATGGCATCAGTATCTTCAAGGGTAAGTGCAATTGGCTTTTCAATAACAATATGTTTTTTAGCATTTGCACATTTCACAGCAATGGAAGCGTGAAAACCACTAGGAGTGCATATATTCACTACATTGATTTGATCATTTTTAAGCATTTCATCTAAATCTTCATAAGTTTGAGCCTCATAGTCCTCAACATATGGAGTCATCCTATTGGGGTCGGTGTCACAAACCGCCAATAAATTAGCACCTTCTGAATTCTTGATAGCTTCCGCATGTTTTTTGGCAATATGCCCACACCCAACAATAGCAAAATTTATCATTTTTTTTGCCCTCTCTTTCTACTCCTATTTTTAAACAAAAAAATTTAATAAGTAAAGCAATAACCATGTGTTTCGCATAATGTTCATTTTTCAACTTATCTATTAGGTTAAGATTGATATTCGATTAATGACAGAAGTTAGCCAGAACCAGCATTTAAACGCCTAAATATTAAAGACATCAAATTTTTTATTCTGAGGAAATCAGAGCGGTCAATTAATAGAAACTGTCTATATGACAAACCTGTAATGCGGTGAAAAATAACTATTTTTATAATAAAACTAATGAAATAAGAAATAGTGGTAGCATATGCAGCACCAGATACTCCTAATTTTGGCACGAGAATCAGGTTCAAAGTAACATTGCCCACAACATTTATAATAGCAACATACATATTAAGCTCAGGCTTGCCACGGCCTGCTATATCATTTGACAATACTTTTTCAACTGCAAGCAACATAATTCCCGGCAAAAGAATCTTAAGCAGCAAAGAGCTTTCTTCGTATTGTGATCCAAAGAAAAGATCAAAAACCAGGTCTGATAGCAAAAAGGCAAAAATTCCGCCAATAAGGGTTATAAAAGCAATGTTCCTGGAAACAATTGCTGTTACTTTATCACGCTCTCCTTTATCAGTTGTTGAGGAAATCCTGGGAAATAGGACACTTGAAATAGCTACTGCCAATATGGTGATTCTCTCTCCCACATTTACAGAAACAGTATAAATCCCTACAGAAGCCGAGCTTACAAAATAGCCTAAAATTAGAATATCAAGTCTGTAATTCAAAAAGGTCATAGCATTACTGATGTGCGCTTTGATGCCATAATTAATGGCTTTCTTTAAATATAGGGTATCAAATTCCCCTCCAGTAACATCTACTTTCTTTTTCCTCAAATAATAAAAAATGGTTATCACAATAATAATATTAGCCAAAACAAATGCAATTATCGCACCATTTAGCCCAAGTCCGCCCAATATCACTAAAAGTGCAACCAAAGTTAGTAAGAATGCCTGAAAATAAACCATCAATTTATTAAAACTTTTGAAGTCCTGCAATCCATGGAAAACGGTCATAAGCATTTCCTTTATAAACATAAAAGGCAATGCCGCAAGAACAAGATAGAGCAGGCTAACATCTATCCCTTTAAAAAACTGGCCTGAAAAGAAATAAATGAAAATAAAGCCAAAAACTACAGCTATACCGCTTAAAATGAAAGAAACTAAAATATTCGTTTTAATCACGTTTGTAACAGAGATATTACCTTTGCTAATAAAATATGTAG
This DNA window, taken from Cytobacillus sp. FSL H8-0458, encodes the following:
- a CDS encoding flippase encodes the protein MDKNKKFISDTVSTIVRQMSNIILGVLLIVILARYLQPEGQGQYSLITLLPLLLVTFLTLGLNTSTTYFISKGNISVTNVIKTNILVSFILSGIAVVFGFIFIYFFSGQFFKGIDVSLLYLVLAALPFMFIKEMLMTVFHGLQDFKSFNKLMVYFQAFLLTLVALLVILGGLGLNGAIIAFVLANIIIVITIFYYLRKKKVDVTGGEFDTLYLKKAINYGIKAHISNAMTFLNYRLDILILGYFVSSASVGIYTVSVNVGERITILAVAISSVLFPRISSTTDKGERDKVTAIVSRNIAFITLIGGIFAFLLSDLVFDLFFGSQYEESSLLLKILLPGIMLLAVEKVLSNDIAGRGKPELNMYVAIINVVGNVTLNLILVPKLGVSGAAYATTISYFISFIIKIVIFHRITGLSYRQFLLIDRSDFLRIKNLMSLIFRRLNAGSG
- a CDS encoding glycosyltransferase family 4 protein, translating into MSLAEQGFNVNLVVPEEADHTDRGVNIIAVKLNITSRATRLLKASYKVYQRAAQENADIYHIHDPEMIFFGLLLKLKGKKVIYDIHEDVPRQILSKAWINGKIRSAVSWAFEKFENFSARKFDAVIAATPHITERFKKLGCRAINVNNYPILSELYVPDSGWDEKKKAVCFIGGINKIRGIEEMLEAISYTDSKLFLGGNFSPPSLKEKAQNTAGWEQVIDLGFADRKRVAETMAKSLAGLVLYHPAPNHNNAQPNKMFEYMSAGIPVIASHFDLWKEIIEGNDCGICADPLNPYEISNAINQITENRAEAERMGRNGRNAVEEKYNWDVEAEKLIELYKTL
- a CDS encoding glycosyltransferase family 4 protein, whose translation is MKLWILNHVALKPNESGITRHYDLSNEIVKKGHQVTIFASSFNVFRFQWRNPRKKNYQENVNGVIFEWLWSLPYFGNGPKRLLNWISYFILAIFRGLKKRKEKPDVIVGSSVHLFACLAAYFLSKLLKAKYVVEIRDLWPRTLIDFGVITERHPLAILLGIIERFVYKKAEKIIVTLPGAADYIASLGIDRNKIYYIPNGIHMSRIEDLTNQPSLEGEINKIRENHEKIAMYIGSHGHANALDTIVQSAKYLDSKQIALVFIGEGAEKSTLKKLAEPFSNIYFFESIPKEEVLSTLNLADILMVSMLNTSLYKYGISLNKLNDYLLAGKPVIFAGNVLNNIIEASGAGVTVQPEDPVEFAEGIEILLHLSEEEVKQIKDKAFQYANEHHNIEKLAEKFLNVCSSNTKKEGLLS
- a CDS encoding nucleotide sugar dehydrogenase, coding for MSETLNKIGNELMDKIMAKEATIGVVGLGYVGLPLAVEKAKAGYKVIGFDVQASRTDMVNSGINYIGDVVDEELKELVNEGKIFATTDYSHIKEVDAVAICVPTPLDIYQQPDTSYVESSGKEIAKHLHPGMLVVLESTTYPGTTEEVLKPILEETGLRCGEDFFLAYSPERVDPGNKHYNTKNTPKVIGGITKACTQIASSLYRNVLEGDVHEVSSPAVAEMEKILENTFRHINIALANEMAILCDRMGIDVWEVIDAAATKPYGFMAFYPGPGLGGHCIPIDPFYLTWKAREYNYHTRLIELAGEINNSMPEFVVSRSMELLNKNKKALNGAKVLILGVAYKKDIDDVRESPALKVIEGLNEAGADWTVVDPYVKAFRSCDMSVETRKLTDQLLEEADLVLILTDHSDFDYNHIAKKTELIFDTRNAMKEIGSQHKGYYRL
- a CDS encoding DegT/DnrJ/EryC1/StrS family aminotransferase, coding for MKVPMLDLSEQYQSLKKEILASLEDVMENTQFILGPNVKKLERDVADYSNVKFGVGVANGSDALHISLVACGVQPGDEVIVPSFTFFATAGAVARIGATPVFVDIDPLTFNIDPKKIKAAITDKTKAIIPVHLYGQMADMDEIMEIANQHNLSVVEDAAQAIGAEYKGKKPGELGTTCCFSFFPTKNLGGYGDGGMIVTNNEVLAEKMSVIRVHGSKPKYYHHVLGYNSRLDEMQAAILNVKLPHLNDWSKQRREKAEYYTELLNEKLGDKVKTPFIKEDNYHIFHQYTIRVEKRDELQQYLRENGVSTMVYYPKPLHLQPVFSELGYKEGDLPVTEKACEQALSLPMFPELKPEQQEYVVSKIADFFKEA
- a CDS encoding Gfo/Idh/MocA family protein; translation: MINFAIVGCGHIAKKHAEAIKNSEGANLLAVCDTDPNRMTPYVEDYEAQTYEDLDEMLKNDQINVVNICTPSGFHASIAVKCANAKKHIVIEKPIALTLEDTDAIIEACKENDVKLSVVHPNRFRPVMIELKKAMADGKFGKLSHANATVRWNRNDEYYQQAAWRGTKALDGGVLMNQAIHNLDLLIWLMGDVDEVYSMAATRLRNIETEDVSTGVVKFKNGALGVIEAATTIYPKNLEETISVFGEKGTVKVGGVTASLIEHWNMESVNEDNVEELKANIKNNPIGKPGHQCIIEDMVESIKENREPIVTGEDGRKALQLVLALDHSAENNTPVKLS